From Glycine soja cultivar W05 chromosome 4, ASM419377v2, whole genome shotgun sequence, the proteins below share one genomic window:
- the LOC114410520 gene encoding uncharacterized protein LOC114410520, whose protein sequence is MIEDLQSIEKNHTWELTKLPSKKKPIEVKWIFKLKLNSDASVARHKARKEDTKDEEKMDHTHYKQLIGSVRYHCNSRLDLSFVVGVASRHMHEPRKSHLIAAKRILIYLKGAKDLGILFPKNTNEKMDELIGYCDSDWCDDKSERMSTTGYLFKLARALISWCSKKQPVVALSSLK, encoded by the exons ATGATTGAAGACCTGCAATCAATTGAGAAGAATCACACATGGGAACTGACAAAATTACCTTCAAAGAAGAAACCAATTGAGGTTAAATGGATCTTCAAGCTCAAACTAAACTCGGATGCATCAGTGGCCAGacataaagccag GAAGGAAGACacgaaagatgaagaaaaaatggATCATACCCACTACAAGCAGCTCATTGGCTCAGTAAGGTACCACTGCAATTCAAGACTTGACCTTAGCTTTGTAGTAGGAGTAGCTAGTAGGCATATGCACGAACCAAGAAAGTCACACCTCATAGCAGCCAAGAGGATCCTCATATACTTGAAGGGTGCCAAAGACTTAGGAATTCTATTTCCAAAGAACACAAATGAGAAAATGGATGAACTGATAGGATATTGTGACTCAGACTGGTGTGATGATAAATCAGAGAGAATGAGCACTACGGGATACCTGTTTAAGCTTGCTAGAGCCCTAATTTCATGGTGTTCCAAGAAGCAACCAGTGGTGGCATTGTCAAGCTTGAAGTAG
- the LOC114410519 gene encoding phospho-2-dehydro-3-deoxyheptonate aldolase 1, chloroplastic-like, producing the protein MINNKFAINHAKNLVAHGRSKHIETRFHFLREQVKKRIIEVTHCPTQDQPANVLTKPVRVDRFLKTNGELGVGRMMGQFAKLRSKEMKETNGMKLSSYKGDNVNGDAFEEKMRIPDPERLIRAYNKSVVTLSLLKAFAMGCQWNLDFSQHNEQGDKYLELAHRIDNTLAFMAAAGLTVDHPIMKTTEFWTSHECLLLPYEQSLTRLDSTSGLYYDCSAHMLWVGERTRQLDGAHVEFLRGVIIPLALRLNASQSLELAFNISERLKKNRIGSDLNSIFSL; encoded by the exons ATGATTAACAACAAATTTGCAATCAATCATGCAAAAAATCTTGTTGCACATGGGAGAAGTAAACACATAGAAACAAGGTTCCATTTCCTAAGAGAGCAAGTGAAGAAAAGGATAATCGAAGTGACCCATTGCCCCACTCAAGATCAACCAGCTAATGTGCTTACCAAACCAGTGAGAGTGGATCGGTTTTTGAAGACCAATGGTGAACTAGGG GTGGGAAGAATGATGGGTCAATTTGCGAAATTGAGATCCAAAGAGATGAAGGAGACAAATGGGATGAAACTGTCGAGTTACAAGGGAGATAATGTGAATGGAGATGCTTTCGAGGAGAAAATGAGAATTCCTGATCCTGAAAGGCTGATCAGAGCGTACAACAAATCTGTTGTGACTCTAAGTCTTCTGAAGGCATTTGCTATGGGATGCCAATGGAATTTGGACTTCTCACAACACAACGAGCAAGGAGACAA GTACCTAGAGCTTGCTCACCGAATTGATAACACCCTTGCATTCATGGCTGCTGCAGGCCTCACGGTGGACCATCCTATAATGAAAACAACTGAGTTTTGGACTTCACATGAATGTTTGTTACTGCCCTATGAGCAATCACTCACTAGGTTGGATTCAACTTCTGGTCTCTACTATGACTGCTCTGCCCATATGCTTTGGGTTGGGGAACGGACCAGGCAGCTCGATGGTGCCCATGTTGAGTTTCTAAGAGGAGTTATAATCCCCTTAGCATTAAG GCTTAATGCTTCACAATCTCTTGAGCTGGCTTTCAACATTTCTGAACGCCTCAAAAAGAATAGGATCGGATCTGATCTTAACAGTATCTTTTCTCTGTAG